One segment of Ficedula albicollis isolate OC2 chromosome 2, FicAlb1.5, whole genome shotgun sequence DNA contains the following:
- the MTURN gene encoding maturin translates to MDYVLPVQLYEFLGFPPKTHPGPSTVTGQWARRNLRKAFHRHGAILCVLGQPSSPHVGGSHGTQCRVPVCSAQRVLPRFRPSPGKRDGKRRGEARHGLAGSAFMRGAFLFLPSPLPQVARSRRVNCLRGIPAGPVPERRAGCEEGRAPPRSPGPAAGSLQVPAGHPRPAAPPEFSAEFVRKRLQHHSPCLWEGSRGAFPLGQTLPVVSRSAGRVTEKRHLATGFHVWSESEDCLPFLQLAQDYISSCGKKTLHEILEKVFKSFRPLLGLPDVDDDAFEEYNADVEEEEPEADHQQMGVSQQ, encoded by the exons ATGGACTACGTGCTTCCTGTTCAGCTCTATGAATTCCTGGGCTTCCCGCCGAAAACCCACCCAGGCCC ATCCACGGTAACAGGACAGTGGGCCAGGAGGAACCTCCGTAAAGCTTTCCACCGTCACGGGGCAATTCTGTGTGTACTTGGACAGCCCAGCAGCCCGCACGTGGGTGGCTCCCACGGAACCCAGTGCAGGGTACCCGTGTGCTCAGCGCAGCGGGTGCTGCCGAGATTCCGGCCCAGTCCCGGGAAGAGGGATGGGAAGCGGCGAGGCGAGGCGAGGCACGGCCTGGCCGGCAGCGCCTTCATGCGTGgggctttcctttttcttccctcccctctcccccaaGTTGCCAGGAGTCGCCGAGTCAATTGTCTGCGGGGAATTCCAGCGGGGCCGGTGCCGGAGCGGCGCGCGGGGTGCGAG GAGGGCCGCGCCCCCCCCCGCTCCCCCGGGCCCGCCGCGGGGTCCTTGCAGGTGCCGGCCGGGCATCCCCGCCCCGCCGCCCCTCCGGAGTTCAGCGCCGAGTTTGTGCGGAAAAGGCTCCAGCACCACAGCCCCTGTCTTTGGGAAGGGTCGAGGGGTGCTTTTCCCCTCGGCCAGACACTCCCGGTGGTGAGCAGAAGTGCAGGAAGAGTCACGGAAAAGCGGCACCTCGCCACGGGGTTT CATGTGTGGAGCGAAAGTGAGGACTGCTTACCTTTTCTGCAGCTTGCACAGGACTACATCTCCTCCTGTGGGAAAAAGACGCTCCATGAAATATTGGAAAAAGTCTTCAAATCCTTCAGACCT TTACTTGGGCTTCCAGATGTTGATGATGATGCATTTGAAGAATATAACGCAGATGTGGAAGAAGAGGAACCAGAAGCCGATCACCAACAGATGGGTGTCAGTCAGCAGTGA